Proteins encoded in a region of the Carassius auratus strain Wakin chromosome 21, ASM336829v1, whole genome shotgun sequence genome:
- the LOC113038605 gene encoding baculoviral IAP repeat-containing protein 2-like isoform X1: MFFLSFLHSSSSICTERIQAFLSAGHPLLFPQFFEMEIIQNSAFLRGLCRNSAPADLQYDNSSELFRISTYAKFPTTAPVTERSLARAGFYYTGVGDRVQCFRCNATADNWQSGDCPAERHKQLSPNCSFIQSLPATANLLSSSHSAFSPLRNVAILQLSAPATTGVSTTAASSSGQTEEQVGYLNMGFSNLAPSSPISSRGVEDVSHQRPPACHNPSMRREQDRLDTFQNWTLATVTPAELAKAGFYYLGQGDRVACFSCGGQLSNWEPGDRAVSEHQRHYPNCRFVRGDRADNVPLSGGGLSNVSNSAMQQCEERLLTFVNWPSRIPVRPDQLAKAGFYYVGRNDDVKCFCCDGGLRCWESGDDPWVEHAKWFPRCEYLLQEKGQEFVHQIQARFPRLFEQLLTNGDSNSREFVDPPVVHLGPGEDRSEDAVMMNNPVVKSALEMGFERSLVKQTVQSKILTSGENYKTVQELVSDLLSAEDEKREEERELLAEEMASDGFTFLKKHHAALTQRLKSVQSLMDHLLEENVISQKEYDTVRNCTSVKQQTGQLIDLVLSKGNAAAEVFRNWIKKNDVYLLRELMAQTNEAASPSQDLSDLPMEEQLRRLQEERTCKVCMDKEVNIVFIPCGHLVVCKECAPSLRKCPICRGLVKGTVRTFLS, encoded by the exons atgttttttttgtcttttttacacAGTTCATCCTCTATATGCACAGAGCGTATTCAAGCCTTTCTCTCTGCTGGACATCCCCTTCTCTTTCCCCAATTTTTTGAAATGGAAATTATACAAAACAGTGCTTTCCTGAGGGGTTTGTGTCGCAATAGCGCCCCTGCAGATTTACAGTATGATAATTCATCAGAACTCTTTCGTATATCCACATATGCTAAGTTCCCCACCACTGCGCCAGTGACGGAGAGGAGTCTCGCTCGGGCAGGCTTTTATTACACTGGAGTAGGTGACCGTGTCCAGTGTTTCCGCTGCAATGCGACGGCTGACAACTGGCAATCTGGTGACTGCCCTGCTGAGCGCCACAAACAGCTGTCTCCCAACTGCAGCTTCATCCAGAGTTTACCCGCCACCGCAAATCTCCTGTCGTCCTCCCACTCAGCCTTTTCCCCACTTCGCAATGTAGCCATCTTGCAGCTGTCTGCCCCTGCAACCACAGGAGTGTCGACCACTGCGGCATCATCTTCAGGCCAAACAGAGGAGCAGGTGGGTTACCTAAACATGGGATTCAGTAACCTGGCACCCTCCAGTCCCATTTCCTCCCGTGGAGTGGAGGATGTGTCTCACCAGAGACCGCCGGCTTGTCACAATCCCAGTATGCGTCGGGAACAAGATCGCCTTGACACGTTTCAGAATTGGACTCTTGCTACAGTAACTCCAGCTGAGCTCGCCAAAGCTGGTTTCTACTACCTTGGCCAGGGTGACAGGGTAGCTTGCTTCAGTTGTGGCGGCCAGCTTAGCAACTGGGAACCAGGAGACCGGGCAGTATCTGAGCACCAGAGGCATTACCCCAACTGTCGCTTTGTTCGAGGCGACCGTGCAGATAACGTACCGTTATCTGGTGGTGGCCTTTCAAATGTATCTAACTCAGCAATGCAACAGTGCGAAGAACGGCTGTTAACATTTGTCAACTGGCCCTCAAGAATACCTGTTCGACCAGACCAGTTGGCTAAAGCTGGGTTTTACTATGTTG GTCGTAACGATGACGTGAAGTGCTTTTGTTGCGATGGTGGACTCAGATGTTGGGAGTCTGGTGATGATCCATGGGTAGAACATGCTAAGTGGTTTCCAAG ATGTGAATACCTGTTGCAAGAAAAGGGCCAAGAATTTGTTCATCAGATTCAAGCAAGATTTCCAAGACTATTTGAACAA CTTTTGACTAATGGAGACAGCAACTCAAGAGAATTTGTTGATCCCCCTG TTGTACACCTGGGTCCTGGAGAAGACCGTTCAGAAGATGCAGTGATGATGAACAATCCCGTGGTTAAGTCAGCGTTAGAGATGGGATTCGAACGTAGTCTGGTGAAGCAAACAGTCCAGAGCAAAATTCTCACAAGTGGAGAAAATTACAAAACTGTTCAAGAATTGGTTTCTGATTTACTAAGTGCAGAAGATGAAAAGAGAGAAGAGGAGCGAGAGCTTCTTGCTGAGGAGATGGCTTCAG ATGGTTTTACTTTCCTTAAGAAACATCATGCTGCTTTGACACAGCGTCTAAAAAGTGTCCAGAGCTTAATGGATCATCTTCTGGAGGAGAATGTCATCTCACAGAAAGAGTATGACACTGTTCGTAACTGCACTTCAGTCAAGCAGCAGACAGGGCAGCTCATTGATTTAGTCCTGTCAAAAGGAAATGCTGCAGCAGAGGTTTTCCGCAACTGGATCAAAAAGAATGATGTGTACTTGCTGAGAGAATTGATGG CCCAGACAAATGAAGCTGCATCACCGAGTCAAGATCTTTCAG ATTTGCCTATGGAGGAACAGTTGAGGAGACTTCAAGAGGAGCGCACATGCAAAGTTTGCATGGACAAGGAGGTCAACATTGTCTTCATCCCCTGTGGCCATTTAGTGGTTTGCAAAGAGTGTGCACCTTCTTTACGCAAGTGCCCCATATGTAGAGGATTGGTCAAAGGGACAGTACGTACTTTCCTATCATAA
- the LOC113038605 gene encoding baculoviral IAP repeat-containing protein 2-like isoform X2, producing the protein MFFLSFLHSSSSICTERIQAFLSAGHPLLFPQFFEMEIIQNSAFLRGLCRNSAPADLQYDNSSELFRISTYAKFPTTAPVTERSLARAGFYYTGVGDRVQCFRCNATADNWQSGDCPAERHKQLSPNCSFIQSLPATANLLSSSHSAFSPLRNVAILQLSAPATTGVSTTAASSSGQTEEQVGYLNMGFSNLAPSSPISSRGVEDVSHQRPPACHNPSMRREQDRLDTFQNWTLATVTPAELAKAGFYYLGQGDRVACFSCGGQLSNWEPGDRAVSEHQRHYPNCRFVRGDRADNVPLSGGGLSNVSNSAMQQCEERLLTFVNWPSRIPVRPDQLAKAGFYYVGRNDDVKCFCCDGGLRCWESGDDPWVEHAKWFPRCEYLLQEKGQEFVHQIQARFPRLFEQLLTNGDSNSREFVDPPVVHLGPGEDRSEDAVMMNNPVVKSALEMGFERSLVKQTVQSKILTSGENYKTVQELVSDLLSAEDEKREEERELLAEEMASDGFTFLKKHHAALTQRLKSVQSLMDHLLEENVISQKEYDTVRNCTSVKQQTGQLIDLVLSKGNAAAEVFRNWIKKNDVYLLRELMDLPMEEQLRRLQEERTCKVCMDKEVNIVFIPCGHLVVCKECAPSLRKCPICRGLVKGTVRTFLS; encoded by the exons atgttttttttgtcttttttacacAGTTCATCCTCTATATGCACAGAGCGTATTCAAGCCTTTCTCTCTGCTGGACATCCCCTTCTCTTTCCCCAATTTTTTGAAATGGAAATTATACAAAACAGTGCTTTCCTGAGGGGTTTGTGTCGCAATAGCGCCCCTGCAGATTTACAGTATGATAATTCATCAGAACTCTTTCGTATATCCACATATGCTAAGTTCCCCACCACTGCGCCAGTGACGGAGAGGAGTCTCGCTCGGGCAGGCTTTTATTACACTGGAGTAGGTGACCGTGTCCAGTGTTTCCGCTGCAATGCGACGGCTGACAACTGGCAATCTGGTGACTGCCCTGCTGAGCGCCACAAACAGCTGTCTCCCAACTGCAGCTTCATCCAGAGTTTACCCGCCACCGCAAATCTCCTGTCGTCCTCCCACTCAGCCTTTTCCCCACTTCGCAATGTAGCCATCTTGCAGCTGTCTGCCCCTGCAACCACAGGAGTGTCGACCACTGCGGCATCATCTTCAGGCCAAACAGAGGAGCAGGTGGGTTACCTAAACATGGGATTCAGTAACCTGGCACCCTCCAGTCCCATTTCCTCCCGTGGAGTGGAGGATGTGTCTCACCAGAGACCGCCGGCTTGTCACAATCCCAGTATGCGTCGGGAACAAGATCGCCTTGACACGTTTCAGAATTGGACTCTTGCTACAGTAACTCCAGCTGAGCTCGCCAAAGCTGGTTTCTACTACCTTGGCCAGGGTGACAGGGTAGCTTGCTTCAGTTGTGGCGGCCAGCTTAGCAACTGGGAACCAGGAGACCGGGCAGTATCTGAGCACCAGAGGCATTACCCCAACTGTCGCTTTGTTCGAGGCGACCGTGCAGATAACGTACCGTTATCTGGTGGTGGCCTTTCAAATGTATCTAACTCAGCAATGCAACAGTGCGAAGAACGGCTGTTAACATTTGTCAACTGGCCCTCAAGAATACCTGTTCGACCAGACCAGTTGGCTAAAGCTGGGTTTTACTATGTTG GTCGTAACGATGACGTGAAGTGCTTTTGTTGCGATGGTGGACTCAGATGTTGGGAGTCTGGTGATGATCCATGGGTAGAACATGCTAAGTGGTTTCCAAG ATGTGAATACCTGTTGCAAGAAAAGGGCCAAGAATTTGTTCATCAGATTCAAGCAAGATTTCCAAGACTATTTGAACAA CTTTTGACTAATGGAGACAGCAACTCAAGAGAATTTGTTGATCCCCCTG TTGTACACCTGGGTCCTGGAGAAGACCGTTCAGAAGATGCAGTGATGATGAACAATCCCGTGGTTAAGTCAGCGTTAGAGATGGGATTCGAACGTAGTCTGGTGAAGCAAACAGTCCAGAGCAAAATTCTCACAAGTGGAGAAAATTACAAAACTGTTCAAGAATTGGTTTCTGATTTACTAAGTGCAGAAGATGAAAAGAGAGAAGAGGAGCGAGAGCTTCTTGCTGAGGAGATGGCTTCAG ATGGTTTTACTTTCCTTAAGAAACATCATGCTGCTTTGACACAGCGTCTAAAAAGTGTCCAGAGCTTAATGGATCATCTTCTGGAGGAGAATGTCATCTCACAGAAAGAGTATGACACTGTTCGTAACTGCACTTCAGTCAAGCAGCAGACAGGGCAGCTCATTGATTTAGTCCTGTCAAAAGGAAATGCTGCAGCAGAGGTTTTCCGCAACTGGATCAAAAAGAATGATGTGTACTTGCTGAGAGAATTGATGG ATTTGCCTATGGAGGAACAGTTGAGGAGACTTCAAGAGGAGCGCACATGCAAAGTTTGCATGGACAAGGAGGTCAACATTGTCTTCATCCCCTGTGGCCATTTAGTGGTTTGCAAAGAGTGTGCACCTTCTTTACGCAAGTGCCCCATATGTAGAGGATTGGTCAAAGGGACAGTACGTACTTTCCTATCATAA